In Tiliqua scincoides isolate rTilSci1 chromosome 1, rTilSci1.hap2, whole genome shotgun sequence, the following are encoded in one genomic region:
- the LOC136645848 gene encoding opsin-5-like has product MEEHYLSKLHPIVDYGAGVFLLIIAILTILGNSAVLAVAVKRSSHLRSPELLTVNLAATDLGMAVSMYPLAIASAWNHAWLGGDATCVYYGLMGFLFGVASMMTLCVMAVIRFLVNHSSKPSGIKVNRNIVGVSIALIWLYAAFWAILPLLGWEHYGPEPFGTSCTIAWNQFHNSLNGFSFILSMFILCTLLPAMTIITCYLAIAWKVHKTYRQMQNIKQISNAAKLEKKLTLMAVLVSMGFLGAWAPYAVVSFWSIFHSSDSIPLFVTLLPCLFAKSSTAYNPFIYYTFSKTFQREVKQLLCCHGRQLHFFNTRDSTEKRVSVMWSGRSNVHMGVFSIKRTNNEVPDQQAAATTFENVALKATAQENSMEESQSIGIAQ; this is encoded by the exons CAATTTTGACTATTCTGGGGAATTCAGCTGTCCTGGCTGTAGCTGTGAAGCGCTCTTCCCATCTCAGGTCACCAGAACTCCTTACAGTAAACTTAGCAGCAACAGATCTTGGAATGGCTGTCAGCATGTACCCCCTGGCCATTGCTTCAGCCTGGAACCATGCTTGGCTGGGTGGAGATGCAACTTGTGTGTATTATGGTCTGATGGGTTTCCTCTTTGGTGTCGCCAGTATGATGACCTTGTGTGTGATGGCGGTAATCCGTTTTCTTGTAAACCATTCATCAAAGCCTTCTG GCATTAAAGTCAACAGGAACATTGTAGGTGTTTCTATTGCACTGATCTGGCTATATGCAGCATTTTGGGCCATTCTGCCTTTGCTGGGATGGGAACATTACGGCCCAGAACCATTTGGCACCTCCTGCACCATAGCATGGAACCAGTTCCACAACTCGCTCAACGGGTTTTCCTTCATCTTGAGTATGTTCATTCTGTGCACTCTTCTACCAGCAATGACCATCATCACCTGCTACTTGGCTATAGCTTGGAAGGTTCATAAAACCTATAGACAGATGCAGAACATCAAGCAGATTTCAAATGCTGCAAAACTGGAGAAAAAGTTGACACTG ATGGCTGTACTTGTCAGTATGGGATTTCTTGGCGCATGGGCACCATATGCTGTGGTCAGTTTCTGGTCAATATTTCACTCCAGTGACTCAATACCACTCTTTGTTACATTACTACCATGTCTCTTTGCGAAATCATCAACAGCCTACAACCCTTTCATTTACTACACCTTCAGTAAAACTTTCCAGCGTGAAGTTAAGCAGCTCCTGTGTTGTCACGGCCGGCAGCTTCATTTCTTTAACACAAGGGACTCCACTGAAAAACGGGTATCTGTAATGTGGTCGGGCAGGAGCAATGTACATATGGGTGTTTTTTCTATCAAAAGGACAAATAATGAAGTTCCAGatcaacaagcagcagcaactaCCTTTGAAAATGTGGCACTGAAGGCAACTGCACAGGAAAACTCTATGGAGGAGAGCCAGTCCATTGGTATTGCACAATAA